One window from the genome of Caloranaerobacter sp. TR13 encodes:
- the metG gene encoding methionine--tRNA ligase — protein sequence MNKTFYITTPIYYPSNNLHIGHTYTTVAADVLARFKRLTGYEVKFLTGTDEHGQKIDKIAKEKGITPKEYVDKIVEDIKKLWKTLEITNDIFIRTTDKQHEEVVQKIFTKLYEKGDIYKSYYEGLYCTPCESFWTESQLVDGKCPDCGREVELTKEEAYFFKLSKYQDKLIKLLEENSEFLQPESRKNEMINNFLKPGLEDLCVSRTSFDWGIKVPFDEKHVIYVWFDAVCNYITALGYLTDNDEDFEKFWPADVHLVGKEIVRFHTIVWPAILMALDIDVPKKVFGHGWILFEDEKMSKSKGNVVYPEPLIELYGIDALKYFLLREFSFGQDGSFSKEKFLQRINSDLANDLGNLVSRTVAMIEKYNGGIMPKPVEDGEYDEDLKELATSVPYKVEELMDKLNFSSALEEIWKLIGRTNKYIDETTPWILAKEEDKKGRLDTVLYNLAESLRIISVLIRPFMEKTSNAIWRQLGLDNGQGTSWDDISKWGSLPSGLKVRRENPMFPRLDIKKELERLNKANEEFLNKRQGASLSNEIDEDNFITIDDFDKIDLRVAKVIEAKKHPNADKLLVLQLEVGDEKRQVVSGIAKYYNPEDLVGKNVILVANLKPIKLRGIESHGMVLAASKGKKLTLATVLDEIKSGARVQ from the coding sequence ATGAATAAGACTTTCTATATTACAACACCAATCTATTATCCAAGTAATAATCTTCATATAGGGCATACGTATACAACTGTTGCTGCGGATGTATTAGCTAGATTTAAAAGACTTACAGGTTATGAAGTTAAGTTTCTTACTGGTACGGATGAACACGGACAAAAGATTGACAAAATAGCTAAGGAAAAGGGGATAACTCCTAAGGAATATGTGGATAAAATCGTAGAAGACATTAAGAAACTGTGGAAAACTTTAGAGATTACAAATGATATTTTCATTAGAACTACAGATAAGCAGCATGAAGAAGTAGTTCAGAAGATATTTACAAAGCTATATGAAAAAGGAGACATATATAAAAGTTACTATGAAGGGCTTTATTGTACTCCTTGTGAGTCTTTCTGGACAGAGAGTCAACTTGTTGATGGGAAATGTCCAGACTGTGGAAGAGAAGTTGAATTAACAAAAGAAGAAGCTTATTTTTTCAAACTATCAAAATATCAAGATAAACTAATTAAGCTTTTAGAGGAAAATTCAGAGTTTTTACAGCCTGAATCTAGAAAAAATGAAATGATAAATAATTTCTTAAAGCCAGGACTTGAAGATTTATGTGTATCAAGAACTTCATTTGATTGGGGAATTAAAGTTCCATTTGATGAAAAACACGTAATATATGTTTGGTTTGATGCAGTATGTAATTACATTACAGCTTTAGGATATTTAACAGATAATGATGAAGATTTTGAGAAATTCTGGCCTGCTGATGTGCATTTAGTAGGTAAAGAAATTGTTAGATTCCACACTATTGTTTGGCCTGCAATTCTAATGGCTTTAGATATAGATGTTCCTAAAAAAGTTTTTGGTCATGGTTGGATATTATTTGAGGATGAGAAAATGTCAAAATCTAAAGGAAATGTAGTTTATCCAGAACCTTTGATTGAGCTTTACGGAATAGATGCATTAAAATATTTCTTATTAAGAGAGTTTTCATTTGGCCAAGATGGTTCTTTCTCTAAGGAAAAGTTTTTACAAAGAATTAATTCTGATTTAGCTAATGATCTTGGTAATTTAGTTAGTAGAACAGTAGCTATGATAGAGAAATACAACGGTGGAATTATGCCAAAGCCAGTAGAAGATGGAGAATATGATGAGGACCTAAAAGAATTGGCAACATCAGTACCTTATAAAGTTGAAGAATTAATGGATAAACTAAACTTTAGTAGTGCTTTAGAAGAAATTTGGAAGCTCATTGGAAGAACAAACAAATATATAGATGAAACAACACCTTGGATTTTAGCTAAAGAAGAAGATAAAAAAGGTAGACTTGATACAGTACTTTATAACCTAGCAGAATCACTTAGAATTATATCTGTGTTAATAAGACCTTTTATGGAAAAAACATCAAATGCTATTTGGAGACAGTTAGGCTTAGACAATGGACAGGGAACATCATGGGATGATATAAGTAAATGGGGCAGTCTACCTTCAGGATTAAAAGTTAGAAGAGAAAATCCAATGTTCCCAAGATTAGATATTAAAAAGGAATTAGAAAGACTAAATAAAGCAAATGAAGAATTTTTAAATAAAAGACAAGGTGCAAGTTTATCTAATGAAATAGATGAAGATAATTTTATTACGATAGATGATTTTGATAAAATTGACTTAAGAGTGGCAAAAGTTATTGAGGCAAAAAAACATCCTAATGCTGATAAACTTTTGGTTTTACAGCTTGAAGTTGGGGATGAAAAAAGACAGGTTGTTTCAGGAATAGCTAAATATTATAATCCAGAAGATTTAGTAGGAAAAAATGTTATACTTGTAGCTAATTTAAAACCAATTAAATTAAGAGGTATTGAGTCGCATGGTATGGTTCTTGCTGCAAGTAAAGGTAAGAAATTAACTTTAGCAACTGTATTAGACGAGATAAAAAGCGGAGCGAGAGTACAATAG
- a CDS encoding spore maturation protein, translating into MVYIFNLISISIIPIIISIILIHGYLKGIDLYDAFVDGAKEGFKTSIRIMPYLIAIFVAIGIFKRSGAMDIMVNIFSPLAKFLSIPKEVIPLIIMRPISGSGSLAIVKDIITTYGPDSFVGRVASTMMGSAETIFYTMAVYFGAVGIKDGRYTLKAALLSHLAAVIASVIVCKVMFF; encoded by the coding sequence ATGGTTTATATATTTAATTTAATTTCTATCTCTATAATACCAATTATTATATCGATTATATTAATTCATGGATATCTAAAAGGTATAGATTTATACGATGCTTTTGTTGATGGTGCTAAAGAAGGATTTAAAACTTCTATTAGAATAATGCCATATCTAATAGCAATTTTTGTAGCAATAGGTATATTTAAACGTTCTGGTGCTATGGATATTATGGTAAATATTTTTAGCCCTTTAGCTAAATTTTTATCTATTCCGAAAGAAGTAATTCCTTTAATTATAATGAGACCTATTTCAGGCAGTGGTTCACTAGCTATAGTAAAAGACATAATAACTACATATGGTCCTGATTCTTTTGTTGGTAGAGTAGCGTCAACAATGATGGGTTCTGCTGAAACTATTTTTTATACTATGGCTGTTTATTTTGGTGCTGTGGGGATCAAAGATGGTAGATATACTTTAAAAGCAGCATTGTTATCTCACTTAGCTGCTGTAATTGCCTCAGTTATAGTTTGCAAAGTGATGTTTTTTTGA
- a CDS encoding nucleoside recognition domain-containing protein, whose translation MINYIWFFLIFIGIIVSIVNGNIDSINAVVIEDTQEAVKFAISLTGVMAVWLGLMNIANKSGLINAFSRILRPITKLLFPEIPQNHPAISAIIMNMVTNMFGAGNSATALGIKAMEEMNKLNTDKKKASNTMCMFLVINMSSIQLVPLTVLKIRADAGSLNPTEIIGTSLIATTISTLVGIISVKIFQLRG comes from the coding sequence TTGATAAACTATATATGGTTTTTCCTGATTTTTATTGGAATAATTGTTTCGATTGTTAACGGAAATATAGATTCAATAAATGCAGTTGTTATAGAAGATACGCAGGAAGCTGTAAAATTTGCAATAAGTTTAACCGGAGTTATGGCAGTATGGCTTGGACTTATGAATATTGCGAACAAGTCTGGGCTGATAAATGCATTTAGCAGAATATTAAGGCCTATTACTAAGCTTTTATTTCCTGAAATTCCGCAAAATCATCCAGCAATAAGTGCAATAATCATGAATATGGTAACTAACATGTTCGGAGCAGGTAATTCTGCTACAGCTTTAGGAATTAAGGCTATGGAAGAGATGAATAAGCTTAATACCGACAAAAAGAAGGCTTCTAATACAATGTGTATGTTTTTAGTAATAAATATGTCTTCAATACAGTTAGTTCCACTCACAGTACTTAAAATTAGAGCAGATGCAGGCTCGTTAAATCCTACAGAGATTATTGGAACTTCTTTAATAGCTACTACAATTTCTACATTAGTAGGAATAATAAGTGTTAAAATATTTCAATTAAGAGGTTGA
- a CDS encoding HD domain-containing protein yields MDLILPKLKEIGNKKNVKIYLVGGYIRDYLLDKPNEDIDFVVKGNVEDVAKDFAESINGKLITLGGRHKFYRVINNKRNITVDLSQLKGEDIKEDLLNRDFTINSLAIDIDKIEKEIISKENIIDVSNGLDDLNKGIIRYINEKIFEEDPIRMLRAVRFMSQLEFELDDTTKRLIKKNKDKIKNMPGERITHELFKLLKYRRTYYYFNYMDRTLNILEEIFPEIEPMREIGKCKYHVVDSLTHSIYTLKVAEDIIYANGYFEDHVRKAYEEHTKKIVASGHTRLDLIKLGAFFHDIGKPSAKKVDETGRIRFKGHEITGAEIVKKIAERLKLSIKERDLLYKMVAKHMLPLVLYKNNDVSGKALYGIFSELKEDTLDILLISLSDIIATRKLLFPEEEMGKFKVHIEYMANNYLTRYKEIEKISNIITGKEIMQKFDLGKDVLVGDLLEEVRKAIYYGKISANKQAALKYIEQLL; encoded by the coding sequence TTGGATTTAATCCTTCCTAAATTGAAGGAAATAGGAAATAAAAAAAATGTCAAAATATATCTTGTAGGTGGTTATATAAGGGATTATTTACTTGATAAGCCCAATGAGGATATTGATTTTGTTGTTAAAGGGAATGTGGAAGATGTAGCTAAAGATTTTGCCGAATCTATAAATGGAAAGCTTATTACTTTAGGCGGTAGACATAAATTTTATAGAGTTATCAATAATAAAAGGAACATTACAGTAGATTTAAGCCAATTGAAAGGTGAAGACATAAAAGAAGATCTATTAAATAGAGATTTTACTATAAATAGCTTAGCAATTGATATAGATAAAATAGAAAAAGAAATAATTTCTAAAGAAAATATTATAGATGTATCAAATGGACTTGATGATTTAAATAAAGGCATTATTAGATATATTAATGAAAAGATTTTTGAAGAAGACCCTATTAGGATGTTAAGAGCAGTTAGATTTATGTCACAGCTTGAGTTTGAACTAGATGACACTACAAAAAGGCTTATAAAGAAAAATAAAGATAAAATTAAAAACATGCCTGGTGAGAGGATAACACATGAGTTATTTAAGTTATTAAAGTATAGAAGAACTTATTACTATTTTAACTATATGGATAGAACATTAAATATTTTAGAAGAAATTTTTCCAGAAATAGAACCAATGAGAGAGATAGGAAAATGTAAGTATCATGTGGTTGATTCTTTAACTCATTCAATATATACACTTAAAGTAGCAGAAGATATTATTTATGCAAATGGTTATTTTGAAGATCATGTAAGAAAGGCATATGAGGAGCATACTAAAAAAATAGTCGCATCAGGACATACAAGATTAGATTTAATAAAATTAGGGGCATTTTTTCATGATATAGGGAAGCCATCTGCTAAGAAAGTTGATGAAACAGGAAGGATAAGATTTAAAGGACATGAAATAACAGGAGCAGAAATAGTTAAAAAAATTGCAGAAAGACTTAAATTAAGTATAAAAGAAAGAGATTTACTTTATAAAATGGTTGCAAAACATATGCTTCCGCTAGTTTTATATAAAAATAATGATGTAAGTGGGAAGGCCTTATATGGAATATTTTCAGAATTAAAAGAAGATACTTTAGATATTTTACTTATATCTTTATCAGATATTATAGCAACAAGAAAGTTACTGTTCCCAGAAGAAGAAATGGGTAAATTCAAGGTTCATATAGAATATATGGCTAATAATTATCTAACAAGATATAAAGAAATAGAAAAGATATCTAATATTATAACAGGAAAAGAGATTATGCAAAAATTTGATTTAGGTAAAGATGTATTAGTTGGTGATTTACTAGAAGAAGTGAGGAAAGCAATATATTATGGCAAGATAAGTGCTAATAAACAAGCTGCATTAAAATATATTGAACAACTATTATAA
- a CDS encoding AbrB/MazE/SpoVT family DNA-binding domain-containing protein, translating to MKSTGIVRKVDELGRIVIPKELRTTFEIGEKDSLEIYVDGEHIILKKYAPACIFCGQAKDVQVFKGKNICPSCLEELKK from the coding sequence ATGAAATCAACTGGTATCGTTAGAAAAGTGGACGAGCTAGGAAGAATCGTTATACCAAAAGAATTAAGAACTACTTTTGAAATTGGAGAAAAAGACTCACTAGAAATCTATGTAGATGGTGAACATATAATCTTAAAAAAATACGCACCAGCATGCATTTTCTGTGGACAAGCTAAAGACGTACAAGTATTCAAAGGTAAAAACATCTGCCCAAGCTGTCTTGAAGAACTAAAAAAATAA
- a CDS encoding DUF1858 domain-containing protein, whose amino-acid sequence MKITKDMIIFDIIKKNEKVLEVLKKYGLYCNSCNAVYNESIEVASRVHHVDLDKLLEDLNSLDENKE is encoded by the coding sequence ATCATTTTTGATATTATTAAAAAAAATGAAAAGGTTCTTGAAGTATTAAAAAAGTATGGTTTGTACTGTAATTCATGTAATGCAGTTTACAATGAGTCTATTGAAGTAGCTTCAAGAGTTCATCATGTAGACTTAGATAAATTACTAGAAGATTTAAATAGCTTAGATGAGAATAAAGAATAA